The Sabethes cyaneus chromosome 1, idSabCyanKW18_F2, whole genome shotgun sequence DNA segment ATGTACAATTTTGACTGGAATaacaaaatattcaaaaacCAACACCTTATTGAATACGTCGATTGGCGCTTTCGATCAAATAAACATGCTCTTTGGAAAACAACGGGAAAATCAAATGGACCACTGACTCGATTGAAGTGGATTCAACTGAGTGATACAGTTCGACGTATTCAGCAATGAAATTACCAGAAAAAAATCGAAAGGTTAGCTTCTATTACGGCTTAGGCTGTTCCTGTTGTTTCTTCAATATTTTGTAGGTGTCTTTATTGACAATGTAACTTAAAGCAGCTGCTGCTGTGGTGACTCCCGTCAAATACCAGAGCGCATGCAAATACGGATGATCAACATAGCTCCAGATTGGTGCTCCCAGAGTGATGGCCACCGTGGCCAATTGTACGGCAGTGTTAACCTTGCTGATAAAGGTTGGCGCTAGCTGGGCAGTGGCGTGTGTCACGTCGAAATAGCGTGATAATGTACGCtgcaaatgataaaaaaaacctCAGTTAGTGTCAAATATTCGAATTGTTAACGTCCAACGGGTTTACCGGCTGAGGTAGACTAATGTAGCGAATTACGAATCCAGCTCCGATCAGAAATACATCGCGGAACAGGATCATTCCTGAGAGCCAGAGCGGCAGTAGTTCCACATAACTCATCGAAATTACAAGCGCGCCAACCAGTACTTTATCCGCCATTGGATCCAGAAACGAACCAAGACGACTGGCTTGACTGGGCCATCGACGAGCAATAAATCCGTCAGCCAGGTCTGTCAATCCGGCAAAAATCAGCATTCCCATAGCTAATCGAAAGTCTGACTGCACAATCACGTACCCTAGATAAGGGGACATTACGATGCGACCAACGCacaacaaattcggaatcgttgCTACATTCTCTCGTTCGATTACTTCTTCCACCTTTTCTTTCACCTTATCTCTGCGAACTCGAATATCTTGGATGATAACGTTTTTTCGTTCCTTCAGCAGCTGCTTATTCTTTTCTAGTACGTTTTGCAGAAGTTCTGCTCCTTCGACAGATTTGACTGGAAAATCTTCCGGCTTTTTCAAAGGCGAATAACAACGCCTTATGTCAACTTGCGGCCATTTCGTAGTTATCAACAACTGCTGCCGGCTTACATCGATTTGCCTGTACTGTTGGGTAGTACTCAGAAATACGCAGCTCCATGCTGGTTTTAGGCAGATCCGAAGAAGTCGCCCAGTTGCTGCGGAATTGATTGCTGTTTCCGCTAGTCGCAAAAAACTGGTTGAAAGCATATCTGGTGTTTGTGTCTTTCCGTTGTGCTCTTATCGCTGCTCCCCCTTTCAAAGTTCAAACTgaaacaataacaaaatataaacattaCTAATTTTTGTAGTTAGAGTTGATAAATAAACAGTGTAGTTACCATTTTTCCCGGTAAGTTTGCGTAGAACCCGGCAATTTAGGTACCAGCGGCcagaaatttaatatttttgcatCTATTTTTACTCCAAACCTGCGCACTTCCGCGAGTGTCaagattttttacataataatTTTTGTTTACCTTGAATCCCCAATAAAAAATTACGACAGCTGGTGATTTTCCTGTCGACGTCGGTTAATCGACTCCATTGAAATCGATTAACAACCCCATAAAAAGTTTGACAGATTGCATTTTACGCGTCTACCGAcgaaatccagctttttacgagccataatggtcgACGTGTTCATAAtacttctagatagaattaacaaaagggcgaatgtcgcaaatgtaaacaaaacgggtgagagttattttttgctgggccagcataggaaaatcaaccctcactcggtttgtttacgcttgcgacattcgcccttttgtaaattctatcttcatttgaacagcatttttgacatttccctaatacatcgcacgtcttctttccgtacatttctttagttttaccgtgaacgcgcggaaagaaaacgtgcgatgtattagggaattgtcaaaaatgctgttcaaatattacgaacacgtccgccattatggctcgtaaaaagctggatagaaaaacagcgacactggcattctatatccagctttttacgcgctataatggcggacgctataaattgtgttcgtaatatgcgaacaatctttttgacatctctgcatacatcaaaactgggcactcttctcctgtacggcagtgttgctctttctttcgtttacgcaaaaaaaggagagcaatagttttgtttacatttcgcacatttttgctctccttctttggcgtaaacgaaagaaagagcacggtagtgttgcaagaggaGAGTCCCAGATtcgatgtatgcagagttgtcaaaaagattgttcacatattacgaacacaatttatagcgtccgtcattatagcgcgtaaaaagctggatagggtgCTTACGACATCAACCTACCCAAGCAACcagaagttcgaatattacttgacacgcgaactcgaaagttcacaaTAAGTTCAAATTCAGTTCTGTTCTTGTTGATTAGTaatgtatatcaagtatatgtgaaactaaatgctttaagaagtgctgtgagtacttcatagatacttcgaagctattaggatgctacatgaagttctgaagtaactttagttgctaacaagttctgcgtgaaTTTTTCTGGCCAATTCTTTGTTtaaatttctggtgatcaaaccagtacccagataacacaaaatcgtaatagaaagttcacattgaatcgttttcatgtcaatttcacattggaattgtataatgattagagtatgtcaaatcgaagtgaacaataagttgttttgcagtcgtgcgtgtcttcatatacaattcatgagtgtgaattataaagcagtatagacgattgcaatatttgattatatattaatcatatattcaggagtatttagttgcgtgttataaaaactgcgcaaaatagaataacaaatagttgtcaaaattttcgcacgtatgtcgcctccactttggtacatgtatgttcttatatggcgtgaaatctaactttttcgttcagatatgatttcgtatatctcagttgcaatcgagatatccagctttttacgagccataatggcggacggcgttcgtcatatttgagcagcatttttgacatttccctagtacatcgcacgttttctttccgtacattcctttagttttaccgtgaacgcgcggaaagcaaacgtgcgatgtatccagctttttacgagccataatggcggacgtgttcataatattttaacagcatttttgacatttccctaatacatcgcacgttttctttccgcgcgttcatcgtaaaactaaaggaatgtacggaaagaaaacgtgcgatgtattagggaaatgtcaaaaatgctgctcaaatattacgaacccgtcgaccattatggctcgtaaaaagctggatacgaacacaatttatagcgtccgccattatagcgcgtaaaaagctggatagacgattgcaatatttgattatatcttaatcgtatctAGCTTTTGATAcgaaccataatggcggacgtgttcgtaatatttgaacagcatatttgacatttccctaatacatcgcacgttttctttccgagcGTTCACGGtcaaactaaaggaatgtacgaaaagaaaacgtgcgatgtattagggaaatgtcaaaaatgctgttcaaatattacgaacgccgtccgccattatggctcgtaaaaagctggatatgtaccaaagtggaggcgatatacgtgcgaaaattttgacaattatttgtaattctattttgcgtagtttttataacacgcaactaaatactcctgaatatatgattaagatataatcaaatattgcaatcgtctatactgctttataaatcacagtcatgaattgtatatgaagacacgcacgactgcaaaacaacttattgttcactttgatttgacatactctaatcattatacaattccaatgtgaaattgacatgaaaacgatttaatgtgaactttctattacgattttgtgttatctgggtcagggcttgaaaagggatcgcaagttgaatgtgactgccgtgaatgcgaactttccgcattcaaactccgctttttgaacgatcatttgactgttttttcaattcagtcaagctgctgccgtcttacaattcatgcggcatctctgcaaaagcaaacagtcgatctcccgttttgctttgcgctttgagaatataaactgcaaactgactggaagcatacggtgacgtattttttcgtttctctttttgtctccaaatcggctgctcacagtaatagtttgtcacccggacgtcggtacgacgcaagcaaaatattcgtttgtattggacggagtccgaccgacttcttccatgcacatgtagtggttgttttttgtagtattgaatcatacgattgtgcggttgcttttcgtaagcgtggtgactgccagtcatttgactgttttgcagtcattcgctgctccaaacggtaaaggcaacttgatcgaaacgaaaatgttaaaaagctttagaatccGTTCATAGtactgcgtgccatcggcgtttgactgagcaaactgccagttgtgttatgcatagcgttcgtattccatcactaaacggacggtgtgaacttgaatgcgcgttggtgggactgcggtagaaaaaaaggatcggtcgaagccctgatctgggttttaacttttaaacaaaatgtcgaacGCAAATCAATTCAATAGtaatctacaaggtgataacacctttcaaataagcgtaatagcaaacgaatcgtctcagccatctccgaaaaacagacgactaaagtaaagcagcacacacacacacacacacacacacacacacacacacacacacacacacacacacacacacacacacacacacacacacacacacacacacacacacacacacacacacacacacacacacacacacacacacacacacacacacacacacacacacacacacacacacaacgagccataatggcggacgtgctcgtaatatttgaacagcactaGACATTTTCCTAATCCAGCTTTttgcgagccataatggcggacgtgttcgtaatatttgaacggcatctttgacatttcactaatacatcgcacgttcacggtaaaactaaaggaatgtacggaaagaaaacgtgcgatgaggtgcaatcgagatatacaaaccaaatgaagatggaattaacaaaagggcgaatgtcgcaagcgtaaacaaaccgagtgagggttgattttcctatgctggcccagcaaaaaataactctcactcgttttgtttacatttgcgacattcacccttttgttaattctatctagaaatggtttactgggtcacttcgtttcactcgactgccagcagtctgatttgggcccgctgtcaaattttgagcccaggacatcctgtcgctgacgttcactgcatctcgttatagagatgtcgatggggtggagcCAATCGAGAAGCGAGagttgtcaaaagggagccaatcgaacacgcaaaCTTGTTGCTTAAATGTTCGAttaacaaatattgaaatagttatgaaatctacttaagctgtTGTCatgcaccttgaatattatactcggacacagtgtgtataaagctttgcgatgcattttacactgattaagttaaaagatatatcgctctattgtgcaaaattgatgtaaacaaaacagaagcggatcatgttgaaaacaatcaagtcacactgctacagcattttgctccgcagcaagtgctggcagtttttgtacactgatgccaaatcgttggctttagtttccgcgtatctttTATTGTGAGTATTTCTAGGTTATACTATCGACGGAAGTAATGGAACCATACTAATAAAATTAAGCTTCAATAAAACACGTATGAACTTGCTCCAAATATTTTAATACATAGTTAGGATTTTTTTATTACAGATTTTACCTTTTGTTTTGTGAGACATGTAGTTTTCATAATTCCATCCTAAATGAAATATCTTGTCATAACCAAGAAAAACAACATACTGAAAACGCATTGTCGGCAGTAAAAATTCTGGCCAGATAGGTCCTAAGAAAATGGATAGCTATGCTTTTGACTGTGTTCCAGAGTTTTGACATAAGTTTAATTCCTTCTGCCTGAACGGTTTGAACCGCTTTGGATTTAAACAACTTGTATAAAACTAGGAAAGTGTGCTAATGTGGCAGCACAGCAACTGAGAGTTGTCATCTTGCAACTTGTAAGTATGTTTGTAATATTTCAAATGGAACTTAAGTAATATTATTGCAATTGTTGTAACTTGAAGCGTTGTAAGAATTCATTTATGGTTGAAACACGAGTTGAAAGTTCATTCACTGCCGACAATCCGTTTTTTACACATTTCCTATTACTGTTCATTCCATTATCGAtaacaaaaacattttctagATGTCCGGTTTGATTAAATATGACTCGTCAATCTTTAACTTGTGATATATTTCTTAGAAAGATTTCGTAGTCTGTTTTCTATTAAAATGTTTCATTAAATTATTTGTGTTTGTTTTGTCATGTTTCGTCAgttaaaaatttaacaaattatTCGATTGAACTCCAAAATATGTGTCAATCAAATTGACACTAAAACAGAAACTTAACTTTATCGTTAGTGACTAGAAAACATACATATTTGTTTATCATTTACTAGCAAAAAGTTCTATTCCTTTTGAATGAAACTTCTATTATTGGTTGCAATGTTTATTCTTAGTTCAATATGATGTCCCTTTACAAAGGTGTGATTCAAATGTGTCTATATGGAAGTAAGTATAATGTAAGGCCCTAGTTGGTAATTcagtttattttaatttcaaaggaCTAACATTTGCTTTATCATGGTTTTGTTTTCAAATTGCCATCTATAATGtagttttttgttctgtttaatTTCTGCCAATCACAACCACCGTTTGCTGTCAGTTTACTGTTAAACTTCCACGGTTGACATGTTTAAACCATTGTTTCCTGTGCTTTCTTCTGCTCCGATGTGGTAATTTGCTCGTGTTCTATTCTAAACTACAAAATTATGTTTCTTTGGATTGTGATCTTCAACTGAAACGAGTTGTTTTTCCTGTGTTACAAAACTTTTTGTGTACTTACAACTATTGGCAGTATTCTTCTCAGTTGACATATGGTTAAAAAGGTATGCTTTTAGTGTTTGTGTCACAAACTAGGTCCGAAAAGACtcgattttgctttattttcttCTGAAGAACACATTAAACATCAATATGCATCCATAAACAATGGAAGCTGGTTCGTTCCGAAAACAATACCAAGCAACTATTTCGCGACTAACGCTTGAAAAGGACCAATAAATCAACGGTAAACAAATTGAGCGGGAGCTCGTTGCTTGACTAGGTTAGTCCAGCAaaaaatccagctttttacgagccataataaggttttgcaaggtgacgtcacgaatgaaccggaatgaacgcaattcacccatctGACATCCACTCgaggtttgtttactatttgttatgCGAaagcgatatgcataaattggagttaaacgtaTTAAAagcgtagggtaaccaacctattttggaccccatcagcagctgtacataatttggacacttccatttgattttgctgtaagtgtccaaattatgtacagctgctaaaggggtccaaaatacgttggttaccctattatccagcagtgtcgccctcaaaactactcggaatggcagctTTGTGCTTTTCCGACTGCCGTTAAGacctttaagcaatattcagtttcaatatgtcaacccatgttctaagtccatgtaaacaaaccactgatagacgtcaaagaagtgag contains these protein-coding regions:
- the LOC128737025 gene encoding probable cardiolipin synthase (CMP-forming); translated protein: MLSTSFLRLAETAINSAATGRLLRICLKPAWSCVFLSTTQQYRQIDVSRQQLLITTKWPQVDIRRCYSPLKKPEDFPVKSVEGAELLQNVLEKNKQLLKERKNVIIQDIRVRRDKVKEKVEEVIERENVATIPNLLCVGRIVMSPYLGYVIVQSDFRLAMGMLIFAGLTDLADGFIARRWPSQASRLGSFLDPMADKVLVGALVISMSYVELLPLWLSGMILFRDVFLIGAGFVIRYISLPQPRTLSRYFDVTHATAQLAPTFISKVNTAVQLATVAITLGAPIWSYVDHPYLHALWYLTGVTTAAAALSYIVNKDTYKILKKQQEQPKP